One window from the genome of Acidimicrobiia bacterium encodes:
- a CDS encoding PstS family phosphate ABC transporter substrate-binding protein, giving the protein MTRSSRRLSAVTLAVLLTAAACGGRSGDGDGLSGDVLIDGSSTVGPLTEVAAELFMEENPDVRVTVAISGTGGGFQKFCIGETDGNDSSRQISESEMELCTSNDIEYDFVQFANDALTILVNNDLPIECLTVEQVRQIWDFGSTVNIWGEVDGLDLPDEWANEPLRPYGPGTDSGTFDFFTESIMGEVGQIRTDYNDIGEDDLAAVRAIQTDRGATGYIPFSYYQEVLADVKGLAIDGGNGCVEPTPENVRNGTYQPLGRPLFVYFSNSALARPEVLAFAEFYVENALHIAELAEFVPMTPEQQEEARQRVANLVGG; this is encoded by the coding sequence ATGACACGATCATCGAGGCGGCTGAGTGCCGTCACACTGGCAGTGCTCCTCACCGCGGCGGCCTGTGGTGGGCGCTCCGGAGATGGCGACGGACTCAGCGGAGACGTCCTCATCGACGGATCATCGACCGTCGGACCGCTCACGGAAGTCGCCGCCGAGCTGTTCATGGAGGAGAACCCGGACGTTCGCGTCACGGTGGCCATCTCGGGCACCGGAGGCGGGTTCCAGAAGTTCTGTATCGGTGAGACGGACGGCAACGACTCGTCGCGGCAGATCTCCGAGAGCGAGATGGAACTGTGCACCTCGAACGACATCGAGTACGACTTCGTTCAGTTCGCCAACGACGCTCTCACGATCCTGGTCAACAACGACCTGCCTATCGAGTGCCTGACCGTCGAGCAGGTCCGCCAGATCTGGGACTTCGGGTCCACGGTCAACATCTGGGGAGAGGTCGACGGTCTCGACCTGCCCGACGAGTGGGCCAACGAACCCCTCCGCCCGTACGGGCCTGGCACCGACTCGGGCACGTTCGACTTCTTCACGGAGTCGATCATGGGGGAGGTCGGTCAGATCCGGACCGACTACAACGACATCGGCGAGGACGACCTCGCCGCAGTGCGGGCCATCCAGACCGACCGCGGCGCCACCGGCTATATCCCCTTCTCCTACTACCAGGAGGTCCTGGCGGATGTGAAGGGTCTGGCCATAGACGGCGGCAACGGGTGCGTCGAGCCGACCCCGGAGAACGTACGCAACGGGACGTATCAGCCGCTCGGACGCCCGCTGTTCGTCTACTTCAGCAATTCGGCGCTCGCCCGGCCGGAGGTGCTCGCCTTCGCCGAGTTCTACGTGGAGAACGCCCTGCACATCGCCGAACTCGCCGAGTTCGTGCCGATGACTCCCGAGCAGCAGGAAGAGGCCCGGCAGCGCGTCGCTAACCTCGTCGGCGGATGA
- a CDS encoding ATP-binding protein, with protein MDTGTVIAVVVAATTSIVVVLLWITHRRSAAAVDDALRRVSGSVPRKRRASALASALDALERSTASAQRERGRLAGAVHLAPLGILITDDSGGVISANPAAERFLGSRLGEAVAEVRVRQAVEKAVVTRRAVEVEVELYTPVRSIIEVTAVPLDFGVESIGAVAFIVDVTEERRVLAMRRDFIANVSHELKTPLAALAVLAETLAAGVGDPVTATALAGRVEAEAHRLAELVDDILDLSQAEAAEVRHRPVPIAAVMGEIETQFADLAADRGVSLVVDPVPEEALVSGDRRQLRAMVANLVDNAIKYSATGGSREAEVRVHVVVDRGRVRIAVTDEGIGVSEAHLDRIFERFYRVDRARSRQTGGTGLGLSIVRHIARTHRGDVTVISTEGVGSTFTVDLPRWEGE; from the coding sequence GTGGACACCGGCACCGTGATCGCCGTGGTGGTCGCCGCGACGACGTCGATCGTGGTGGTCCTCCTCTGGATCACCCACCGCCGGAGCGCCGCGGCCGTCGATGACGCCCTGCGGCGGGTCAGCGGTTCCGTGCCGCGCAAGCGGCGTGCCAGCGCCCTGGCGTCCGCCTTGGACGCCTTGGAACGCTCCACCGCGTCGGCACAGCGCGAGCGCGGTCGGCTCGCCGGAGCGGTACATCTGGCGCCGCTAGGCATCCTCATCACCGACGACAGCGGGGGCGTCATCAGCGCCAACCCCGCGGCGGAGCGGTTCCTCGGGTCGAGGCTGGGCGAGGCCGTCGCCGAAGTTCGCGTCCGTCAGGCAGTGGAGAAGGCGGTCGTCACCCGGCGCGCCGTCGAGGTCGAGGTCGAGCTGTACACGCCGGTTCGCAGCATCATCGAGGTGACGGCCGTTCCCCTCGACTTCGGCGTGGAGAGCATCGGCGCGGTCGCCTTCATCGTCGACGTCACCGAGGAGCGACGGGTGCTCGCCATGCGGCGTGACTTCATCGCCAACGTCAGCCATGAGCTCAAGACCCCGCTGGCGGCCCTCGCCGTCCTCGCCGAGACCCTCGCCGCCGGGGTGGGGGATCCGGTCACCGCCACGGCACTGGCCGGCCGGGTCGAGGCCGAGGCGCATCGTCTTGCCGAGCTCGTCGACGACATCCTGGACCTGTCCCAGGCCGAGGCGGCCGAGGTTCGGCATCGACCGGTGCCGATCGCCGCCGTGATGGGCGAGATCGAGACCCAGTTCGCCGACCTGGCAGCCGATCGCGGGGTGTCTCTCGTCGTCGATCCCGTCCCCGAGGAGGCGCTGGTGAGCGGCGATCGGCGTCAGCTGCGAGCCATGGTCGCCAACCTGGTCGACAACGCCATCAAGTACTCGGCGACCGGCGGGAGTCGGGAGGCGGAGGTGCGTGTTCATGTTGTCGTCGATCGTGGCCGGGTTCGGATCGCGGTGACCGACGAGGGGATCGGAGTCTCCGAGGCCCATCTCGACCGCATCTTCGAGCGCTTCTACCGGGTGGACCGGGCGCGCAGCCGGCAGACCGGTGGCACGGGCCTCGGCCTCTCCATCGTGCGGCACATCGCCCGGACTCACCGCGGAGATGTCACGGTGATCAGCACCGAGGGTGTCGGGTCCACGTTCACCGTGGACCTGCCGCGGTGGGAGGGCGAATGA
- a CDS encoding response regulator transcription factor, protein MTRVLIIEDEPSFVDALTVALDREGFEVSAASDGKVGLQAFRRDPVDIVLLDLMLPGMSGLDVLRGIRSTSAVPVIVVSAKDAEADVVTALEIGADDYVTKPYSVRELIARIRAASRRATPQADDSVCTVGTATLDLGAMRLTVGDRGDDLPKKEFEVLAMLMRQVGRVVSREDLLDEIWGYAWLSETRTLDQHIRRLRRRLEVDPGAPRIETVRGVGYRLTAPPVTGNG, encoded by the coding sequence ATGACTCGCGTCCTCATCATCGAGGACGAGCCGTCCTTCGTCGACGCCCTGACCGTAGCGCTCGACCGTGAAGGGTTCGAGGTGTCGGCCGCCTCCGACGGGAAGGTCGGGCTCCAGGCGTTTCGTCGTGACCCGGTCGACATCGTGCTCCTCGACCTGATGCTTCCCGGCATGTCCGGACTCGACGTGTTGCGGGGGATCCGTAGCACTTCGGCCGTTCCGGTGATCGTCGTCAGCGCCAAGGATGCTGAGGCCGATGTCGTCACTGCCCTCGAGATCGGGGCCGACGATTACGTGACCAAGCCCTACTCGGTGCGGGAACTGATCGCCCGGATCCGAGCGGCATCGCGACGGGCGACGCCACAGGCCGACGACTCGGTCTGCACCGTCGGGACCGCCACACTCGACCTGGGAGCGATGCGTCTCACCGTCGGGGACCGAGGCGACGACCTCCCCAAGAAGGAATTTGAGGTCCTGGCGATGCTGATGCGCCAGGTGGGACGGGTGGTGTCCAGGGAGGACCTCCTCGACGAGATCTGGGGATACGCCTGGCTGTCCGAGACCCGCACCCTCGACCAGCACATCCGCCGATTGCGTCGCCGCCTGGAAGTGGATCCGGGAGCCCCCCGCATCGAGACGGTGCGCGGCGTTGGCTACCGGCTCACGGCTCCGCCGGTAACCGGTAACGGGTAA